The genomic stretch AGCATCCGGATCTTGCCGGAAAGCTCGCGGTTTCGGGAGAACTGACGGAGGAAAGCAGGCGCGAGCAGGCCGGCGCCGGGCTTGATCGGCTGAGCCCGGAAGAGCATGCGGAGTTTACGGGACTCAATTCCGCCTATATAGAGAAATTCCAATTTCCTTTCATTATTGCAGTCAGCGGGCTCAATAAGGACGATATTCTCGCCGCCTTCAAACGCCGGATCGACAATTCCGCCGAGGAGGAGCTGGCTACCGCCTGTCACCAGGTCGAGAAGATCGCCGGGTTCCGCCTGCAGTCCCTTCTCGCGGAGTAATTGATGTCCGAACAAGAAACGAGTGTGGCCCTGCCCGATTTCGCCGTGGGCGCGATTAACCTTGCCTCGGCGCGGCTTGGCGCGCGCGCGATCTATGCGACCGACCAGTTCTTTGCGCCGCTGGCGCGCATGCTCAAGGATGATTCTCCGGTCTTCCTGCCCGGCGAGTATGACGAGCACGGCAAATGGATGGACGGCTGGGAAAGTCGCCGAAAGCGGGTGCCGGGCCATGACTGGGCGATCATCCGCCTTGCCATGCCGGGCCGAATCCGCGGCTTCGATGTCGATACCTCGCATTTCACCGGCAATTATCCGCCGCAATGCTCGATCGAAGGCTGCTATATGGAGAGCGGCGACCCGGACGAGAACGCCGATTGGCAGGAGGTTCTGGCAAAGCGCGATCTCGGGCCGGACAGCCACCATTTCTTCGAGATGGAGCAGGATACCCGCCAGAAGGTCTTCACCCATCTGAGGGTCCATATCTATCCCGATGGCGGGATTGCCCGACTCAGGGCCTATGGCTCGGCCTATTTCAACTGGGACAAGGTCGGCGACGGCGAGGAGGTCGATCTCGCCTATATTTTCGGCGGCACCCATGCGCTGCACTGGTCGGATGCCCATTACGGCCATCCCGACCGCACGCTCGCGCCCGGACGCGGCGTCAATATGGGCGACGGCTGGGAAACCGCCCGCCGGCGCGGCCCCGGCCATGACTGGATGATCCTGAAGCTCGGCCATCCGGGCATCATTCGCCGCATCGTCGTCGATACGGCCCATTTCAAGGGCAATTTTCCCGATACCTGCATGCTGCTCGGCGCCAACCTGCCGGAGCAGAATGACGTATTCAGCGCGGAAGACCTGGCCGCATCGGAAAACTGGGCGCCGATCCTCGACGAGACCAAGCTTCAGGCGGACAATATCCACGAATTCTCCGGCGCTTCGGTGCACAATATCGGCCCGGTGACCCATGTCCGGCTGGCGATCTTCCCGGACGGCGGGGTCAGCCGCCTGCGGCTATACGGAGTGAAGGCCTAGGATGAGCATCAGGTTGCCCGTTGAGAAACTCACCCCGGAGGCCTTCGCGCCCTTCGGCACGGTGATCGCGCCGGACCCCGCAACGGCAAGAACGATCAATGGCGGCACGACCACGCGCTTTCATGCGCTGGCCACCTGCGAGGCCTATGGCACGGATGCCGCAGTGGTCCTCAGCATCTTCCGGGGGAGCCCGCGGCGTTTTCCCTATCAGGTGGACATGATGGAGCGGCATCCGCTCGGCAGCCAGAGCTTTTCGCCGCTCTCGCCCCGTCCCTTCCTCGTCGTCGTAGCCGAGGATCACGGCGGCACGCCGGCCAAGCCACGCGTGTTTCTCGCGGAGAACGGGCAGGGGGTCAATTATCGCGCCAATGTCTGGCATCATCCGCTGATGGCGCTTGGGAAGCCGAGCGATTTTCTGGTTGCCGATCGCGACGGTCCCGGCGACAATCTGGAGGAATATATCTATCCCGCTTTGTTCACCATCGAGGAGACTGACCTTTGACCGGCCTGACCACCCATGTTCTCGACACCGCGCTCGGCCAGCCCGCTTCGGAGATGAAGATCGATCTCTATCGTCTGCATGGCGAGAAGCGGGACTTCCTCAAGACGGTTTATACCAATGATGACGGCCGCGTTGACGGCGGGCCGATCATTGCCGGGGCTGACCTCGAAGTCGGGCAGTATGAACTGGTCTTCCATGCCGGCGAATATCTGCGGCGCAGCGGCGCGACGCTGACGGAGCCGGCCTTTCTGGAAGATATTCCGCTGCGTTTCGCCATCGCCGACGTGACGGCGCATTATCACGTGCCGCTGCTGCTTTCGGCCCACGCTTATTCCACCTATCGCGGAAGCTGATCCGATGAAGGTCGCGGCAATCGCCGATATCCATGGCAATATCGATGCGCTGGAGGCGGTGTTGGCCGATCTCGAGCGACACCAGCCGGATCTGATCGTCAATCTCGGCGACAGCCTGTCATCGCCGCTTGCGGCCGGCGAAACCGCCGACCGGCTACTGCCGCTGTCGCTGCCGACGGTGCGCGGCAATCATGACCGCTGGCTGGTCGACCGTCCGGAAAGCGAGATGGGCGACTGGGAAGCGCCGGCCTTCCGGCAGCTTTCAGCCAGACATCTGCAATGGATCCGCGACATGCCAAGCGCGCTGGTTGTCGAGAGTGAGGTCTTTCTCTGTCACGCCACGCCGCAGAAGGACGACGTGATGTGGACCGAGGAACTTTTGCCGTCCGGCCATTTCGCGCTGAAGGAGCAGGCGGAAATCGAGGCGCTCGCGCAAGGGGTTGCCTATCCGCTGATCCTCTGCGGCCATTCCCACATTGCCCGTTCGGTGCTGCTTTCCGGCAACCGGATCCTCGTCAATCCCGGCTCCGTCGGCTGTCCCGGTTTTACCTACCACATCCCTGTCGACCACAAGCTGGAAACGGCGCACCCGTTTGCCTGCTACGCCATCGTCGAAAAGATGGAAGCCGGCTGGCAGCCGAGCTTCCATCAGGTCCGCTACGATACGTCCCGCATGGCCGCGCTGGCGCGCGAGGCGGGCTATGAGGATTGGGCGCGCGTGATCGGGACGGGGCGGGTGGATTAGGCGCTGTTGCGCGGCCGTTTGTCGAATGCTGGCCCAACCGTGACACGTCATCCCGGGGGCGACCATTGGTGACCGGTTTAGGCATCAGTCGGGTTTTTGTTTTGGTGTCCACCCATCCACCTGCGTCATGCTCAGGCTTGACCCGAGTATCAAGGCGTGGGGGAGCGGCTTAGTCGAATGGACGGGCGTATGGCCCTGGACCCCGGCTCAAGGCCGGGGTGACGAATGAATGGCAGGCATGCTCAGGGCCGCAATGGCCATTGCGGCAAACGACGACGGAACCGCGCCTAAAACCCCACCTTCGCGATGATATCCCGATCAATTTCCTCGATATCGCGCTTGCCGCAAAGGGCCATGGTCACGTCGAGTTCCTTGCGGATGATGTCGAGGGCGCGGGTGACGCCTTTCTTGCCCATGGCGCCAAGGCCGTAAAGGTAAGGACGGCCGATATAGGTGCCCTTTGCACCGAGCGCGCGGGCCTTCAGCACGTCCTGGCCGGAGCGGATGCCGCCATCCATATGGATTTCGATATCGCCCTGAACCGCATCGACGATTTCCGGCAGGACCGAGATCGAGGACCGCGCGCCATCGAGCTGGCGGCCGCCGTGATTGGAGACGATGATCGCATCCGCGCCGGTCCTGGCAGCCATCCGCGCATCCTCGGCATCGAGCACGCCCTTCAGGATCAGCGGTCCGCCCCAGCGTTCCTTGATCCAGTCGACATCGGCCCAGGAGAGCTTCGGGTCGAACTGTTCGGCGGTCCAGACCGCAAGTGAGGAGAGATCGGAGGAGGCCGGCGCGTGGCCGACGATGTTGCGGAAGGTGCGGCGTTTGGTTTGAAGCATTTCGAGCGCCCAGAACGGCCGCGTCCCCACCTGCCAGACATGTTTCGGCGTGAATTTCGGCGGCGTTGAAAGGCCGTTGACGAGGTCCTTGTGGCGCTGACCGAGGATCTGCAGGTCAAGTGTGAGCACCAGCGCGCCGCATTTGGCCGCCTTTGCCCGGTCGATCAGATCGCCGACGAAGCCGCGATCCTTCATCACGTAAAGCTGGAACCAGAAGGGCTCTTTCGTGTTTTCCGCGACATCCTCGATCGAGCAGACGCTCATGGTCGAAAGCGTGAAGGGAACGCCCGCCTCTTCGGCCGCCTGCGCCGCCAGGATTTCGCCATCGGCATGCTGCATGCCGCAAAGCCCGGTCGGGGCGAGCGCAACGGGCAT from Martelella sp. AD-3 encodes the following:
- the uraD gene encoding 2-oxo-4-hydroxy-4-carboxy-5-ureidoimidazoline decarboxylase; its protein translation is MIAREDFVSRFGGVFEYSPFIAERAYDQGLVEEPLTADGVHKALCTVFRAASDEERLGVLRKHPDLAGKLAVSGELTEESRREQAGAGLDRLSPEEHAEFTGLNSAYIEKFQFPFIIAVSGLNKDDILAAFKRRIDNSAEEELATACHQVEKIAGFRLQSLLAE
- the alc gene encoding allantoicase, giving the protein MSEQETSVALPDFAVGAINLASARLGARAIYATDQFFAPLARMLKDDSPVFLPGEYDEHGKWMDGWESRRKRVPGHDWAIIRLAMPGRIRGFDVDTSHFTGNYPPQCSIEGCYMESGDPDENADWQEVLAKRDLGPDSHHFFEMEQDTRQKVFTHLRVHIYPDGGIARLRAYGSAYFNWDKVGDGEEVDLAYIFGGTHALHWSDAHYGHPDRTLAPGRGVNMGDGWETARRRGPGHDWMILKLGHPGIIRRIVVDTAHFKGNFPDTCMLLGANLPEQNDVFSAEDLAASENWAPILDETKLQADNIHEFSGASVHNIGPVTHVRLAIFPDGGVSRLRLYGVKA
- a CDS encoding ureidoglycolate lyase is translated as MSIRLPVEKLTPEAFAPFGTVIAPDPATARTINGGTTTRFHALATCEAYGTDAAVVLSIFRGSPRRFPYQVDMMERHPLGSQSFSPLSPRPFLVVVAEDHGGTPAKPRVFLAENGQGVNYRANVWHHPLMALGKPSDFLVADRDGPGDNLEEYIYPALFTIEETDL
- the uraH gene encoding hydroxyisourate hydrolase; the protein is MTGLTTHVLDTALGQPASEMKIDLYRLHGEKRDFLKTVYTNDDGRVDGGPIIAGADLEVGQYELVFHAGEYLRRSGATLTEPAFLEDIPLRFAIADVTAHYHVPLLLSAHAYSTYRGS
- a CDS encoding metallophosphoesterase produces the protein MKVAAIADIHGNIDALEAVLADLERHQPDLIVNLGDSLSSPLAAGETADRLLPLSLPTVRGNHDRWLVDRPESEMGDWEAPAFRQLSARHLQWIRDMPSALVVESEVFLCHATPQKDDVMWTEELLPSGHFALKEQAEIEALAQGVAYPLILCGHSHIARSVLLSGNRILVNPGSVGCPGFTYHIPVDHKLETAHPFACYAIVEKMEAGWQPSFHQVRYDTSRMAALAREAGYEDWARVIGTGRVD
- a CDS encoding alpha-hydroxy acid oxidase is translated as MFSEPLTIADLKKRAKWRVPKMFFDYADSGAWTESTYRANETDFARINLRQRVLVDMTDRSLETTMIGRKVSMPVALAPTGLCGMQHADGEILAAQAAEEAGVPFTLSTMSVCSIEDVAENTKEPFWFQLYVMKDRGFVGDLIDRAKAAKCGALVLTLDLQILGQRHKDLVNGLSTPPKFTPKHVWQVGTRPFWALEMLQTKRRTFRNIVGHAPASSDLSSLAVWTAEQFDPKLSWADVDWIKERWGGPLILKGVLDAEDARMAARTGADAIIVSNHGGRQLDGARSSISVLPEIVDAVQGDIEIHMDGGIRSGQDVLKARALGAKGTYIGRPYLYGLGAMGKKGVTRALDIIRKELDVTMALCGKRDIEEIDRDIIAKVGF